CAGAACACCCACTTCATACAGCCGTAAGGACACATTCTTTTCTCCAGACAAAATCTGATACGTGACTGTCTGAAAGCTCCAGGACATGTTGGCACCTCAGACATCAATCTCCGAGTTTACTGTGGCTAGGTCTGATATCATCTAATACAAAGCACCTCCACCTAATCTCAGCAGCCTTCTTCATTTCGGTTGCCTGCACAAACACAAATAGAATTCCATAATCAGACACCTTGCTGGGCACTGCTCTTATGCCTAACTGATGGGCCAGTCAGGCTCCAGCtgattttctgatgttttctaCAACTGGAAAGGAATCTGACCAAGATGATAAATACTGTCTTACTGAATGCCTATTATTAGTTGCAGGCTTCTTTCTGTACCATGAATTGCTTGGCTTTCCTACACATGACTATGATGGCCAGGAAGAATTGCATGTTTCATGGTCATTCTTACTGGGAGAGAACAAAGACAGTGCTGGTGCTGAACTGATGCACTTAGTGTCTATTTAATAAGATAAAACAAGGATCTTACACATTGCATTTAATTCAGGCACAGGCTTACCTTACAAAGTTAAATTCATCTCTCTCCAAATGACAATACCTGGCACTCCCAAGGCAGCACTTTCTCCAATAGTGTTAATAAGATCTTGCTACAGTGTAAAGAGATCACTGTCAGGCTAACTCAGCATTTCACATGCTTTCTAAAGCAATCCAATGGTTATTTATGTATCGGTATGCTGTACTGcgttttctttttgtactgcTTCTTAGAAGCTATTTTTTATATTGTGGCTCAAGATTTGCTGTCTAGAGTACAAAGATTATTAAATATAAGTTGATTCTTGCAAGCAGATACAGTCTAAGACGTTGGTAATAAGCAAGTGAATAAACACTGGGAAAAGAGTGTATTTTAATTCACTTTGATGCAAAATGTAACTGTAATTATTTGACATCTCATTATTACTAAAACCAACTAAAATCTTTTAATTAAAGAGGGATTCTTAACACAAGAATTCCCAGAAGCATTCCATCAATTCCATCGATTCTGTTTTTGCTGATAAGGAGAAGGAGGGAGCCATTCTGCTCTGGTAATCAGCTGTTTTCCGGTCCCACTCCAATTTGAAAGCTGTAATTCCAAAGGCATGCACTGTTCATAGCACTTGCCCGAGAAGCTCACAGCTTCTTATAAAAAATCTTAGGAAATGTTACTCTAAATAGGCACACATTACAGGAGGGGGAATACTGTGCAACATTagatgaaagaggaaatgcaGCACTTGGAAAGTCTTAATAATTCCAATTTGAGTTTTCATGCtctttgtatgtttgtttcaaaatgatGTCTTTCACTGCGCTTTTTACTTAAATTGCTGGCCCTAAGAGCATGTGTTGTGTGGATCTTTTTATCCCCAGTTTGACCAGTAATTAAGGGTCAGCAGCAAGTAAAACACTGTGCTACAAGCACTGAAGATGAAAGACCGTTGATATGCAAGTGAAACCCCAGATGACACCAGAGTTTTAAGGGAGGCTGAGGACCAGGTTACATCAGGAACCAAAATAGAAAAGGTTCACGGGAATTGGCTgcttaaggggaaaaaaaaaaaaaaatgacagaaactgGGCATAAGTGAGTTAATCTCCAGCCTGCGGCACTTCTTGACacctttctattttcttgtaAAGCTAAGGAAGTGTGAGCTATATAAAACCACCAAAGCAAGTGTCTTGATCCTTCAAGTCTAGTGAGGAGCCAGGTGAGCAAGTAAATCTTTAGCTTTGCAGCACACCTCATCCTGAGCAATCCACATCTGTCAGAGTTAGGTCAAGAAAGTAGATAGGTATTAGAAAGGAAACTCCCTAACTCAAAATAATTGCCCAAGGAAAAGATGGCACAGGCAGCCAGAGGTACAAAATAGTATTTTCCATCATCACTCTGTTTTGTCTGGATGAAAACTGCATTGTTTACATAGTCTGCCACTTGATTCAGCTGATATACTGAGTAAAGCAATAATACAGCCTGTGTATGACCACAGAATGTATATTAATGGCAGGTTTTGCTCCTCTCCCCCGGCCCTATCCAGATATACAATGCCCTACCTTTGTTTTGAGatcctttcccatttctcccATCCCCAACAGATAACAAGGACATTGCCTCACAACGCACAAAGAGGCCCAAAGCCAGGCCTTCAGCAAAGGAAAGGCACCTGCATTCCAACTGAATTGTAGCAGGTGATGGCAATGTTAGAGGAGTAGTAGGAACTAGTAGAGGGAGTAAATTCCCTTTCCCGGTTTATCTGCTATGTACTTTGgctgaagagctgaaaatgGCCTTTAAAAAGTGATTATGGCTCATTTACTGAACTCTGAAATACACAATTTGAGACCCGATGATATAGCAGGAGAATGAAACCAGGGTTGTAACAGAAGGGTTATGCTGCTTTTTCACACAAAATCTGCTGTCTTCATGGAATTTCTGAGTGGCTGTCCACAATTAAGTAAAGAAGAACTACGTTAaggcattgcttttgaaaatatttatgtgtATTTGAGCTGATGTGAGCAGTACTCATTGCTTCTGAAACACTATTTTTCTACCCTAAGGTAGgagtgaaaataaatgacatgTTTTTGAGATGGAGCAATGCAGGAAGGCTCCTGGTTTCAATATCAAACCTGAGCAATTTTCTAAGTTGTAACAGTGAACAGGTTGGTAACATCTTTTCCTCAATTTCTTTTCTATAAAAGGGCAGCTATCTGGGGATTAGTTAGTGATTGCATACCTGAGCAGAAGAAAGTACATCGGAGAGGATTAATGTATTAACTTCCTCCTGCATACTACATCAGATTGGTGAAATCCTTTTAATCCATTCAAATGCATGTTTGAGTAAAGCATAGTGATGaactaaagaaaaggaaaaaaaaaaaaaaaagtatttcagactgcattttttcttcaaaacattgAGCTCTTCAAGCATGGAGACAGCTAGCAGAGTTGGCTCAAGATGGAGGTTTTCCATCTCAGTGTACCACCTGCGAGAATGGTTAGAACATAAACGAAGCCCACAATGTTCCAgcaagagaatcacagaattataggggttggaagggacctctagagatcatcgagtccaacccccctgccaaagcaggctccctacaccacgtcgcacaggtaggcgtccaggcgtgtcttgaatatctccagagaaggagactccaccacctccctgggcagcctgttccagtgctccgtcaccctcaccgtaaagaagttcttgcgcacattcgtgcggaacttcctatgctggagtttcagcccgttgcccctagtcctgtccccacgcactactgaaaagagaccagcctcgccactatagctcccacaccccaggtatttataaacctggatcaagtcccctctcagccttcttttctcaaggctaaacagacccagttccctaagtctctcctcgtaggggagatggtccaggcccttcaccatctttgtggccctccgctggactctttccaagagatccctgtcttttttgtactggggagcccagaactggacacagtattccagatgaggcctcaccagggcagagaagagggggaggatcacctcccttgacctgctggctacgctctttttaatgcaccccagaatgccattggcctttttggctacaagggcacactgctggctcatggccaacctgtcgtccaccaggacgcccaggtccctctcagcagagctcctttccagcaggtcttcccccaacctgtactggtgtatgcaattatttctaccgagatgcaagactctacacttgcttatgttaaacctcatccgggTTTAACATAAGAGCTTACAACAAATAGCAATAACAAAGGTTTTCTCTATAACCTAGACAACTATGCGCAAATATGGAGAAGGCATAACTTTGGGATGTCATGGAGAAAATCCTTATGGATTCatcagctccaagctgagaaaAGTGCCAAAAGATTTAATGTTTCCAAGTTATTAATGCCAGTGAAAGGATACAAGGATGCACTTCTATCCCAGAGCCAGGAAAGTTGATTTTCCTCAAAGTTTCACTCTCTGGGCAGGAACTGATGCAGTTCTGATCACAGAAATTGTAATTGTATGGTCAGGGTATAAATAATATCCCCACAAGACCTTTGGCTTGTTTTCTACTCCTAATGCAATTGTTTCCCCATAAAAGGTTTTGCACTTTCTTCAAAGGAAAGTCTGGTTAAATATTCAGCGTCAGCTGCTGAAATATtctcttccatgtcagaaatGAATTCTCTGTACTTTCTCCTGTAAACACCTTCTGCATCCCAGTTGCAGGCCCACTGAGGTCTCCAGTGCTCCCAGTCCATGGCTGTTGATCCATAGAAGTTCTTAGCTGGAATGTTACAGTTAATATCACGGCTGGCTTTCTCCAGatgtttgaaaacagaagatCTGGGGTAGGCCACCATTAACAGCAATTTCCTGTGGTGCATACCAGGGTTATAACCAagctcattaaaataaaacatgttgAAGTTCCGTCCCCTTGCTTTAGATAATATGCTCCCTGTTATATGAAACATTTTCAGGTTCAGCACTAGGTTGTATCTCGGGGTGCAGAAGCCTTTCATTGTGTATTGGGCAGCCatcaaatgtttcttttccagaacCGGTGGTCAGACTGGTTTTGCAGCAAGAGAAGTCCAGATGAGTGTTATGCACACTCAAGGCAGGGGCTGAAATGTGTATAATGCTTAATAGTATCCCATATTCAGACAGTACTTTATGACTTAAAAGACAACATTACACAGATCTTCTAGTTTgtaaaacacaacagaagaggcatcAATACTTACTCCATATACAGCTGTGTCTACCATGCTAAGAAATATTGAATAAAGAAACCAGGCACAAGCTAATTCATACAAAGGGACAGATTTTCAGATGTGGTACCTCAGAGTAAGTCTGTGCATCAGCTTGTCTCATTAGTTTAGATCTTACTGAAATCACTAAGGATCATCATCCTGTGGGTCCCAGCGTGTTTTAGT
The sequence above is a segment of the Excalfactoria chinensis isolate bCotChi1 chromosome 1, bCotChi1.hap2, whole genome shotgun sequence genome. Coding sequences within it:
- the LOC140247187 gene encoding LOW QUALITY PROTEIN: hyaluronidase-4-like (The sequence of the model RefSeq protein was modified relative to this genomic sequence to represent the inferred CDS: inserted 6 bases in 5 codons; deleted 1 base in 1 codon), which translates into the protein MKGFCTPRYNLVLNLKMFHITGSILSKARGRNFNMFYFNELGYXPWYAPQEIAVNGGLPQIFCFQXHLEKASRDINCNIPAKNFYGSTAMDWEHWRPQWACNWDAEGVYRRKYREFISDMEENISAADAEYLTRLSFEESAKPFMXETIALGVENKPKVLWGYYLYPDXYNYNFCDQNCISSCPESETLRXNQLSWLWDRSASLYPFTGINNLETLNLLHFSQLGADESIRIFSMTSQSYAFSIFAHSCLGYRENLCYCYLLWYTEMENLHLEPTLLAVSMLEELNQDLINTIGESAALGVPGIVIWREMNLTLLGCFLGIQIDKALCSSLHLHQNNCTKVQKFIDSEVRPCVANTTAADEVCSSAQIEALKDQGFTVRTERSNDDVEINAETFACCEEGFATPSSF